The genomic DNA ctgctggtcatctatgaacgattgaacatcttgaagaacgatctggtcttaatggccatgtacATATATTCTCAtataatctccaaccggcacagccagaagagcctggttcctctctaggttcctgcctttctaggtaGTGTTTCCTAGCCACGTGCTTCtaaatctgcattgcttgctgttaggggttttaggctgggtttctgtataagcactttgtgacatctgctgatgtaaaaaggagctttataaatacatttgagtgATCGATGAAGAGCTCTGGGCCTGTCTACCAGTATCTGACTGACGTTTCACCCTCTCTGATGAAGAGCTCTGGGCCTGTCTACCAGTATCTGACTGACGTTTCTCCCTGACTCTCTGATGAAGAGCTCTGGGCCTGTCTACCAGTATCTGACTGACGTTTCACCCTCTCTGATGAAGAGCTCTGGGCCTGTCTACCAGTATCTGACTGACGTTTCTCCCTGACTCTCTGATGAAGAGCTCTGGGCCTGTCTACCAGTATCTGACTgacgtttctccctctctgatgaAGAGCTCTGGGCCTGTCTACCAGTATCTGACTgacgtttctccctctctgatgaAGAGCTCTGGGCCTGTCTACCAGTATCTGACTGACGTTTCTCCCTGACTCTCTGATGAAGAGCTCTGGGCCTGTCTACCAGTATCTGACTGACGTTTCTCCCTGACTCTCTGATGAAGAGCTCTGGGGGCCTGTCCACCAGTATCGGACTgacatttctccctctctgataAAGAGCTCCGGGCCTGTCTACTGGTATCTGACTGACGTTTCTCCCTGACTCTCTGATAAAGAGCTCCGGGCCTGTCTACCAGTATCTGACTGACGTTTCTCCCTGACTCTCTGATAAAGAGCTCCGGGCCTGTCTACCAGTATCTGACTGACGTTTCTCCCTGACTCTCTGATGAAGAGCTCTGGGCCTGTCTACCAGTATCTGACTGACGTTTCTCCCTGACACTCTGATGAAGAGCTCTGGGCCTGTCTACTGGTATCTGACTGACGTTTCTCCCTGACTCTCTGATAAAGAGCTCCGGGCCTGTCTACCAGTATCTGACTGACGTTTCTCCCTGACTCTCTGATAAAGAGCTCCGGGCCTGTCTACCAGTATCTGACTGACGTTTCTCCCTGACTCTCTGATAAAGAGCTCCAGGCCTGTCTACCAGTATCTGACTGACGTTTCTCCCTCTGATAAAGAGCTCCGGGCCTGTCTACCAGTATCTGACTgacgtttctccctctctgataaAGAGCTCCGGGCCTGTCTACTGGTATCTGACTGATGTTTCTCTATGCCTGTCTGTATCATCGACACTCCTGCCACTTAAGCTACTGCTACCGGTTGCCTTTCTGAACTGCCTAGACATCTGAAGCTGTGGAAGACCATCAAACAGGAACTGCCAGATCCCTACATATGTTTTTGTTTTGGAGATACTTGTTTGTAATGAAAAGCGCTATATAAAAAAAGTATTAGTAGTATACtattaaaagtattattattattattagatgagtgattacttcaaggaaggGAGCCGAAGAGGGAATTATGTGTTTTGTACTATTTGAACGAGGCCATGGCTTTCATCAGGATGCCCTTTGACCTCTTCTTCACCATTGCACAGTCTCCCTCCCTTTTAAGTCCATATGAGGCTTGTCTTTAGACTCAGACAATGTTCCTGCCTCAGTTAACAGCATGTCAATAGGCTCCTGTGATGGCTAGGCTAGATTTAGCAATTAGCCAGTCTAGCTTTAAGGTAACGGAGTAGaatgtcactgtcactgtgtgGGGGTGCAGCGGTGGCTCTTGTAGGTGCCCAGGTGGCGGAAGCTCCTCCCACACTGCTGGCAGCAGTAGGGTGTGGCACCACTGTGAATCCTCTGGTGGGTGTACAGGTTACCCAGCTCCTTGAAGCGCCGCCCACACTGCTGGCACGCGTAGGGGCTCTCCCCCGTATGTACCCGCTGGTGTCTCTTTAAGCCGGAGAGCACCGGGAAGCCCTTCCCACACTGGGGGCAGGGGAAGGGGCTCTGGCCTCCGTTGTGCCCCAGCCGGTGACTCTTCAATCGGGCAGCGTGCCGGAACTTCTCCCCACACTCTGGGCATATGAAGGGCTTCTCCCCCGTGTGAATGCGCTGGTGCTGCCGCAGGTTGCCCAGGTAGTTGAAATGGCGGCCGCAATCTCCACACTCGTAACCCCCTTCCACTTTCTTCTCCCTCGTCCCTACTCCTCCCccgactcctcctcctcttgctaGGCCCATCCCCCTAGCTCCAGACGGAATGCTCCCTCCTTCAAGCCCCGCCAACCCCCGCTTGGAATCACTGCTACCCTCTcccagagagaggggagcaatGGAGGTGGACTGCAGGGTGCTGTGGGTGCCGGTGGTGTCGCCGTGTATCAGTTTGAGGTGCTCCTCTAGGAACAAGGAGTCGGGGCAGAAGGTTCCACACAGTGGGCAGAGGTATGTGTGGGAGGTAAACTGCTGACCTGTGAACAGAGTAGACAGATGTAATGATTATGGTTATTGCACTCTGTCCTCTAGGTCACCAGCGTGCAATAGGAACATGCAGCCAAAGACAATAAGGATGGGTCAGAAGGCTGCACAAAATGAGTAAAACAATCATCCAAACGCACCGCACAAAGAAAGACGATGATGAGAGATCAAAAATGATCGATGTATAGGATGCAAATGTTTACGCGTGTCAACTAGGACAtctatctcctctctcacccGGTTCTAGTCCATCCACATGGGCCTCCAAAGaactgtccccctcccctcctggaGAGCCCTGGGGGTGCAGGGGAAAGTCGGGGCTGTTTGTGTCatgggagagaggggctgggggatGCTCCAATCCATCATTCCTTTCTTCTTTTGACTCGTCACCCTCTTCATCATCTTCCTCATCTGGTGTTTTGGCACTCTCCGATTTAGGCTCCCTCATACCTCAGAAAACAAACATATGGTTTGTGTTTAATCACGCCCATTTATAGAAAAGTACAGAGGATCTATACAGCCTCTACATAGAAACATAGACACATGCAATGTGGCAGGACTGGATAACATCAGCATATAAATCCCAAAGTTCGCCCCTACTCCATTGCCAATGTTAATATTAGCAGTGATTGATTGGTACAGTGGGTGATTGAtgaggttagtgattaattggtGCAGTGAATTATTGATGAGGTTACCTTTCAAATCCGACGTGTACTCCACCCCAGTCATCCACTCATAGTCGTGGATCCGCTTGCTTCCTGATGGTAGCGACATGTCAAATATGTCATCCGTGGCCGAGTCCGATTCCCCGTCCCCATGCCCCGCGTCAGGAATGCCACTGTCCGGCCACAGATGGTTGAGGGAGTGCGGCTGGGGATCGTGGCGGCTGTCCCTGTCGCTACCAGAAGAAGGATTGCTCGGGTCGCTGTCCGTTTCAGCACCCCGTGAATTCTTATCTTTCATCAGATAGTCGCAAATGGCATTGATGTTTTCTTTCTTCACACCAGGCATGGCTGGTTTGGCTTTCTTGTGGTCGTTGT from Oncorhynchus tshawytscha isolate Ot180627B linkage group LG15, Otsh_v2.0, whole genome shotgun sequence includes the following:
- the LOC112214977 gene encoding zinc finger protein 16-like; its protein translation is MSRKRDHTFTETSLSPDPQNAFMDTPVSAARPDEDVLEFEPDEELLCSVSDITEHLGRNITVVLETALSEIRKMVSVRIRVLKMELREKTDEIEVLKTRLEVQIDGRDPYPGGMTTEVASVFRKADFHSGSKHNNNDHKKAKPAMPGVKKENINAICDYLMKDKNSRGAETDSDPSNPSSGSDRDSRHDPQPHSLNHLWPDSGIPDAGHGDGESDSATDDIFDMSLPSGSKRIHDYEWMTGVEYTSDLKGMREPKSESAKTPDEEDDEEGDESKEERNDGLEHPPAPLSHDTNSPDFPLHPQGSPGGEGDSSLEAHVDGLEPGQQFTSHTYLCPLCGTFCPDSLFLEEHLKLIHGDTTGTHSTLQSTSIAPLSLGEGSSDSKRGLAGLEGGSIPSGARGMGLARGGGVGGGVGTREKKVEGGYECGDCGRHFNYLGNLRQHQRIHTGEKPFICPECGEKFRHAARLKSHRLGHNGGQSPFPCPQCGKGFPVLSGLKRHQRVHTGESPYACQQCGRRFKELGNLYTHQRIHSGATPYCCQQCGRSFRHLGTYKSHRCTPTQ